The Streptomyces sp. NBC_00569 genomic sequence CAAGCGGAGCGCGGACGGCCAGGTGACCGACACGATCTCGGTCGACCTCGCGCGCGTGGAGCCCGCGATCGAGAACGTGGTGCTCGCCGCGTCCGCGGACGGCGGCACGTTCGGGCAGGTCCCCGGGCTGTACATCAGAGTTCTCGACGCGGCGGACGGCGCCGAGATCGCGCGCTACGACAGCGCCGACGCGAGCGTCGAGACCGCCTTCGTCCTCGGCGAGCTCTACCGGCGCCAGGGCGCCTGGAAGTTCCGCGCCGTCGGCCAGGGGTACGGCACGGGTCTGGCGGGCCTCGCCGGCGACTACGGGATCACGGTCGACGAACCCCAGACCCCCGCGCCGACACCCGCACCCACGCCCGCAGTCACGCCCGCCCCCGCACCGCCGGTCGCGGCCCCCGTCACCGCGCCGCCGCCCCCGGCCGCACCCCCGCAGCAGCCCGTCCGCCTGACCAAGGTGACGCTCACCAAGGCGGCTCCTTCCGTCTCCCTGGCCAAGCAGGGCGGTACGTCGGGCTCGATGCGCGTGAACCTCAACTGGGAGGTGCGCAAGCAGTTCAAGGGGTGGGGCAGCAAGCTGGGCCGCGCCGTCGCGCAGCACGCGGACCTCGACCTGGACCTGTGCGCCCTCTACGAACTCACCGACGGCCGCAAGGGTGTCGTCCAGGCGCTGGGCAACGCCTTCGGCGCCCTCGACCGCCCGCCGTACATCCACCTCGACGGCGACGACCGCACAGGTGCCGTCTCCAGCGGCGAGAACCTGACGATCAACCTCGACCACAAGGCCGAGCTGCGGCGCGTCCTCATCTTCGTCACCATCTACGAAGGCGCCCGCAGCTTCGCCGACCTGCACGCGACCGTCACGCTCCAGCCCCAGTTCGGCGCGGCCGTCGACTTCTCCCTGGACGAGTGCACGGTCCCGTCGACGGTGTGCGCCCTCGCGCTGATCACCAACACGGGCAGTGACCTGACCGTGCAGCGCGAGGCCCGCTACCTCGTGCCTGAGCGCGGTGTGAGCCCGCAGCGCACCCTCGACCACGCCTACGGGTGGGGCATGAACTGGACGCCCGGCAGAAAGTAGCCGCCCCGGTCGCCTACTGCCGCTCCGGCGCGGGGTCCGGCCTGGAATACGTACGCCCCTTCCAGGCCGCACCCCGCCCCCTGTAGTGCTGCACGGCGGAGTCGACCGTCATGAGGAGATACAGGAACGCGGTGCCCGGCAACAGCGGCGCCGGCCACAGCGGCTGCGCGTAGTAACGCAGCATCGGGACGTACGTCGCCGTCATCAGCAGCCAGGCGAGCCCGCCGAGCAGCGCGGCGAGCCCATGGCCCGTGGCGAGTCCGGCGACGAGCGCGACCGGCGGCGCCAGATAGACGAGCGCGAGCCCGGCCACGGTCCCGGCGAGGAGCAGCGGGTTGTGCCGCAGCTGCGCGTAGGCGCTGCGCGACACCATCCGCCACAGGTCGCCGAGCCTCGGGTAGGGGCGCACGCTGTCGACGCGATCGGCGAGGCCCAGCCAGATGTGCCCTCCGGAGCCTTTCACCGCCCGGGCGAGCGCGACGTCGTCGATGACGGCGTGCCGGATCGAGTCGGGGATCGCGGCACGGTCGGCAGCTTCGGCGCTCAGCAGCACGCAGCCGCCGGCCGCGGCCGCCGTGCGCGAGCCCTTCGTCGAGATCCAGCGGAACGGGTACAGCTGGGCGAAGAAGTACACGAAGGCCGGGACGACGAGCCGCTCCCACACGCTCTCCACGCGCAGCCGCGCCATCAGCGAGACGAGGTCGAACCCGCCTGTACGCGCCGCGGCCACCAGCTCCCTCAGGCTGTCGGGCTCATGCGCGATGTCGGCGTCGGTGAGAAGCAGGAACTCGGGGTCACGCGCGCGTGCCAGGCCGATGCCGTGCCGCACCGCCCACAGCTTGCCGGTCCAGCCCGCCGGCGGCTCGCCCGGCGAGTCGACCGTGAGCGGCAGCCCGCCGTGGCGCCGGGCCAGCTCCCGGGCCAGCGTTCCGGTGCCGTCCGTGCTGCCGTCGTCGATCAGGAAGATCTCGGCGCGCCCCGGATAGTCCTGCGCCAGCAGCGAGGGCAGGCTCTTCGGAAGCACGGCCGCCTCGTCCCGCGCGGGGACGACGACACACACCGAGGGCCACTCCGAAGGGTCCGTGCGCGGGGGCAGGCGCAGATCCGTGCGCCAGAAGAAGCCCTGCCCGACCAGCAGCCACACCCACGCGGCCAGTGATGCTGCGGTGACCCACACAACGGCGTCCATCCGCCGCAGTCTGCCCCACCGCACCCTTGGTGTGAGGGCCATCGTCTATGGTTTCCGGGTGAAGATCGCGCTGATGGACTCGGGAATCGGACTCATCGCGGCCGCCGCCGCGGTACGGCGCCTGCGGCCCGACGCCGACCTCGTCCTGTCCTCCGACCCCGACGGAATGCCCTGGGGGCCGCGCAGCGTGCAGGACGTCACCGAGCGGGCCCTGGCCGTGGCCGAGGCCGCCGCGGAGCACCGCCCCGAGGCGCTGATCGTGGCGTGCAACACCGCCTCGGTCCATGCCCTGCCGGCCCTGCGGGCCCGCCTCGAACCCGGCATCCCGGTCATCGGTACGGTCCCCGCGATCAAGCCGGCCGCCGCCGGCGCCGGACCCGTCGCCATCTGGGCCACTCCCGCCACCACCGGAAGCCCCTACCAGCGGGGACTGATCCGGGACTTCGCGGACGGGGTCGAGGTCACCGAGGTGCCCTGCCCGGGCCTCGCCGACGCCGTGCAGCACGCGGACGAGGACGCCATCGACAGGACGATCGCGGCCGCCGCCGCGCTCACCCCGACCGGTGTAAGGGCCGTAGTCCTGGGCTGCACCCATTACGAACTCGTGGCGGAACGCATCCGCGCCGCCGTCCAGCAGCCCGGCGTGCCGCCGCTCGTCCTGCACGGCAGCGCCGGGGCCGTCGCCGCGCAGACACTGCGCAGGATCGGCGCCGGGCCCGACGCCGAGAGCGGTGCGCAGGGCTCCCTCACCGTCATCCTCAGCGGCCGCACCTCCGCGCTGCCGCCCGCCGCACTCGCGTACGCGGAGGGCCGGCTGCTCCAGGCTGCCGTCAGCCACGCACAGTGACGGCGGAGCCCGGATTCCGGGCACGGCCCAGGCGCCCCGGGGCCTTGCGCAATCACTCTCCGATGCACAGTGCCTTCGCTGCGGAACATGAGTAGTCTCAATTCCATGAGGGACCACTCCGGTAGTGAGGGGCGCGCGTCCGTCGCCCCCGAGATCTGGACAGGCCGTGCACGCAATCGCGTGCAGTGGCTGGCAGCGCTGGGCGGCGCCGCGTGTGTGGCGCTCGGCATCGAGCTCGCCGTGGCCTCCCAGTGGACCTCCGGTATCGCCGCGCTGGTGATGTCGGTGGTCGGCTGCATCGCCGCGGGTCTTCTGATCCTGTTCGGGACCCTTGCCTTCGTCCATGTGGCAGTGACGGTCGACAAGGACTCCCTGGAAGTGCGGTGCGGCCACATAGGAGTGCCACGCCGCCGCATCCTGCTCGCCCATGTGGTGGGAGCCGAGTTCGAACCCCGTGTCACGCCCCGCCAGTGGGGCGGCTGGGGATACCGCTGGCGCCCCGAGCAGGGCACGGCCGTCATCGTCCGGCGCGGCGAGGGTGTCGTGGTGATCCTGGGCGACGGCAGGAAGTTCACGGTGACCGTGGACAACGCCGAGTCCGCGGTGCGCGCCATCCACGCCCGGCTCAAGCCGACCTCTGTCGGCCCCGCCGCCTGACGGCACCCGCACACTCACACACGGCCGCCCCGGACACGTACCGGGGCGGCCGTAGTGCTGTCCGAGGGCTCGTCGCCCCAGGGTCTCGCCGTCGCCACCCCCGCGAGCAGGCCCGCGCCCGCGGTGACGGTGGTGAAGCTCAGGGCGTTGCCGAGCGTCGCCAGGCCGGCGAGAGCGGTCAGCGCCGCGCCCGCCGTCAGGACCACAGGCGTGGACCGCTCCGACCGCCACAGGACGTACAGGAGCCAGCAGAAGACTGCGGCCAGCAGGCAGACGCCGACGAGTCCCTGCTCGGCGGCCTGCTGGAGCGGGGCGGAGTGCGGCTTGCCGTCGGGCAGCAGTGTCTCGCCGACCGTGGGGCTGAGCTCCCCGAAGCGGCCGGGGCCCATGCCGAGGCCCGGATCGGACTCGGCCTGGCGCAGTGCGTCCTGCCACAGAAGGATCCGGTGCTGCGAGAGCTGCCCCTCCAGGGAAGCGGAGAGCCCCGAGGGCAGTGCGCCCTTCAACAGGGCCAGGCAGAGTCCGGTCACCAGGCCCGTCATGACGCCGAGACCGGCGAGGCCGAGACCCCTGTGGTGCCGCATCCGCACCGAGGCGAGGGAGCACAGCAGCACTCCCGCGCACGCGGTGACCCCGGCGACCGACCCGACGACGGCGGCGGCCGCGACCGTGCCGCCCGCCAGCAGGAACAGGGCCGCGCGCACGGGCGGCCGCCGCGCCGCCCAGGCCGCACAGCACGCCGCCCCGGTGGACAGCGCCAGCAGCGCGGCCGTCGCGCCGGTGCGGCCGAGGGGAGAGCCGGTGTCGGGCGCGGGCACCGCGTGGGGGGACGTGAGCGCGAGCCCGAGTCCCGCGACGGCCGCCGCGCAGGGCGCTGCCATGGGCAGCAGCGCGCCGGAGATCCGGCCGCACGCATAGCCCGCCGCCACGGCGAGCACCGCCAGGAGCACGCCCTCGGGCCTGCCCGCGCGGGCGGTCGCGGTGATCAGCGACCAGGCGGCGCACGCCCCCAGCGCGAAGACGCCCGCTGCGTCGGCGACATTGCGCCGCTCGTACTCCGCCGACGGACCGGCCGCCGACGACATCCCCGTGGTCCCCACCACCCCGTCGCCCCCCGACTGTGACGGGCCCCGAGCGTCATGGCCGGATACGGCCGTCCCTCGGGGACTCGGGCACACCGTAACGGCTGATGCGCCGGTTTGTGCACGGGTTGCGCAGGAACGATGCTGCACGGGGTGGTCCGCGCGGCCGGCGTGACCCCCGCAGACCGCCGTGTCGCCCGGCAGACGACCCGCCGTACACTCCCCGAGTGACCGCCACCGCAACCTCCGTAGACGAGCCGGAACAGCTCGATCCGCAGTCGGCGCCCGCCTCGCGCTGGGCCCGCCTGCCCCGACGGATCGCTCCGGCCGCCGCCGCGGTGCTCTCCGGAGTGCTGCTGTACGTCGGCTTCCCACCCCGTGAGCTGTGGTGGCTCGCGCCCCTGGCCCTCGCGCTCTTCGGAGCGTCCGTTCACGGGCGGCGGATGCGCGCGGGTCTCGGCCTCGGCTTCCTCATGAGCCTCGGCTTCCTCGTGCCGCTCCTGTCGTGGACCGGCGTCGATGTCGGGCCGCTGCCGTGGCTGGCCCTCGCCCTCGCGGAATCACTCGTCATGGCCCTGGCCGGACTCGGCATCGCCTGTGTCTCACGGCTGCCCCTGTGGCCGCTGTGGGCCGCGGGTGTGTGGATCGCGGACGAGGCGCTGCGGGCCCGCTTCCCGTTCGGGGGCTTCCCCTGGGGCAAGGTCGCGTTCGGTCAGCCCAGTGGCTTGTTCCTGCCCCTCGCCTCACTGGGCGGCACCCCGCTCCTGGGCTTCGCGGTCGCCCTGTGCGGCTTCGGCCTCGCCGCTCTCGCGCTGCGCCTCAAGGACGTACGCGGTGTACGCGACAGGGGCCTGGCCGTCGCCGCCGCGTTCACCCTCGCGCCCGTCATCGGGGGAGCCGTCGCGGCGCCCCTCGTCTCCACCGCGGCAGAGGAGGGCACCGCACGCGTGGCCGTCATCCAAGGCAACGTGCCGCGTATGGGCCTCGACTTCAACTCCCAGCGCCGGGCCGTGCTCGACTACCACGTACGGGAGACGATGAAGCTCGCCACGAAGATCGAGGCGGGCCAGGTCAAGAAGCCCGACCTCGTGCTGTGGCCCGAGAACTCCTCCGACATCGACCCCTACGTCAACGCCGACGCGTACGCAGAGATCGACAAGGCGGCCAGGGCCGTCGGCGCACCCATCTCTGTCGGCGCGGTCGTCACCGCCAAGGACGGCACGCCCCGTAACCGGCAGATCCTCTGGGACCCGAAGACCGGACCCGGCGCCGTCTACGACAAGCGGCAGCTCCAGCCGTTCGGCGAGTACATGCCCTACCGGAGCTTCTTCCGCATCTTCAGCAAGGACGTCGACCGCGCGGGCAACTTCGTGGCCGGCGAGAAGCCGGTCGTCTTCGACATGGCGGGCACCAGGGTCGGGCCGGTGACCTGCTACGAGGCCGCGTTCGACTCCGTCGTGCGCGACCAGGTGGAGGCGGGCGCGCAGATCCTCTCCGTGCCCAGCAACAACGCCACCTTCGACCGCAGCCAGATGACCTACCAGCAGCTCGCGATGGACCGGGTGCGCGCCGTCGAGCACGGCCGCGCGGTGATGGTGCCGGTGACGAGCGGCGTCAGCGCGATCATCAGGCCCGACGGATCGGTGGCCCAGCGCACCGGCATGTTCGTCGCCGACACCCTGGTCGCCGACGTGCCCAAGCGGACCTCGCTGACCCTCGCCACCCGCCTGGGCGGATGGCCGGAGCTGCTGCTCGTGGCCATCGGCGTGGGCGGTCTCGGCTGGGCCGCGATGCGCTCACGGCGGAGCGGGTCCGCCGCCGGATAGGGTCGCAGACATGGCTACCCCAGAGTTCATCCGCAAGATCCGGGCCGACGTCGGCCACCAGCTCCTGGTGCTGCCCGGCGTCAGCGCCGTCGTCTTCGACGACGACGGCAGGGTCCTTCTCGGGCGCCGCGCCGACACCGGAAGGTGGGCGGTCCTCGCCGGAATCCCGGAGCCGGGGGAGCAGCCCGCCGAGGCCGCCGTCCGCGAGGTGTACGAGGAGACGGGCGTCGAGTGCGTGGCCGAGCGGGTCGTCCTGGTGAAGACCCTCAAGCCGGTGACGTACCCGAACGGCGACCGGTGCCAGTTCACGGACATCTCCTTCCGGTGCCGGGCGACCGGCGGCGAGGCCCGGGTCAACGACGACGAGTCCCTCGAGGTGGGCTGGTTCGACAGGGACTCGCTGCCGCCGCTGGGTGACTTCTGCCTGCTCCGGATCAAGCAGGCGGCCTCCGACGGGCCGACATGGTTCGAGACCATGTCCGAGCGCTGAAGTATGGGTGCTGACCACATCGGGCGGGGCGCGAGCGCTGCCTAGGGTGCGGAGCATGACCGCGCCCAACGCACCCCTGACCGCGCCGCTCGATCTCAGCGGCCGCATCGCACTCGTCACCGGCGCCGCAGGCGGCATCGGCCGCGCCTGTGCGCTGCGGCTCGCCGCGGCCGGGGCCGAGGTGAGAGCGGTCGACCGGGACCGGGAGGGCCTTGACGCGCTGGCCGGGCAGGTCGGCGCCACCCCCGGCAGTATCGAGCCGCGTGTCCTCGACCTCACCGACCTGGACGCGGCCGAGGAGTGCGCCGCGGGCGCCGACATCCTGGTCAACAACGCGGGCATCCAACTGGTGCGCCCCATCGAGGAGTTCCCGCCCGACGTCTTCCACACCGTCCTGACGGTGATGCTGGAGGCACCCTTCCGCCTGATCCGCGGCGCCCTGCCGCACATGTACGAGCAGGGCTGGGGACGCATCGTGAACCTCTCCTCGGTCCACGGCCTGCGCGCGTCCGCGTTCAAGTCCGCGTACGTCGCCGCCAAACACGGCCTCGAAGGGCTCTCCAAGACCACCGCGCTCGAAGGCGCTCCGCACGGCGTCACCTCGAACTGCGTGAACCCCGCCTACGTCCGCACACCGCTGGTCGAGAAACAGATCGCCGACCAGGCCGCCGCCCACGGCATCCCCGAGGAGCGGGTCCTCGCCGAGGTCATGCTCCAGGACAGCGCGCTCAAGCGGCTCATCGAACCCGACGAGGTCGCCGAGGCGGTCGCGTACCTGTGCAGCCCGCGGGCCTCCTTCATCACCGGGACGTCGCTCGTCCTGGACGGCGGCTGGACCGCACACTGACCACCCTCGCGGGTGGCGGCGCTTGTCTGATCCACTGAGTTGTCCACAGGGCTGGCGGGGCCGGCCGTACGACGGGTAATCCTGTTGAGCATGTCGCACGATCCAGCACAGTCCCCGTCGGGCCCCGCAGGCTCTGAACGCCCCGCATCGAGTGCCGAGGCGCCGTTCCTCGAGCTCCTCGCCCGGGGCGCGTCCGCCGACGCCTACGAACAGCCCGTGCTGGTCGCCCGCGCCGAGGGCGAGCCACCGGGGCGGATCGACGCCCTCGAACGCGCCAAGGGGCTCGCTCTGCGCGTCCGTGCCGACCTCGAAGGCAGGCGTCGCCGCGAGGCGGAGCTGTCCGCGCTCTTCGAGACCGCGCACGATCTCGCGGGCCTGCGTGACCTGGGCGCCGTCCTCCAGGCCATCGTGCAGCGCGCCCGCTCCCTCCTCGGCACGGACGTCGCCTATCTGACGCTGAACGACCCGGCCAGGGGCGACACCTATATGCGTGTCACCGAGGGCTCCGTCGCCGCGCGCTTCCAGCAGCTCAGGCTCGGCATGGGCGAGGGCCTCGGCGGACTCGTCGCCCAGACCGCCCGGCCCTACGTCACCGCGGACTACGCCCAGGACGTCCGCTTCAAGCACACGCGCACCATCGACACCGGTGTCCATGACGAGGGTCTCGTCGCGATCCTGGGCGTGCCCCTGATGCTCGGCCCCCATGTCATCGGCGTACTGTTCGCCGCGGACCGGCGCGCACGGGTCTTCGAGCGGGAGCAGATCGCGCTGCTCGGCTCGTTCGCGGCACTCGCCGCGGCCGCCATCGACACCGCGAACCTCCTCTCCGAGACCCGGGAGGCGCTCGGCGAGCTGGAGCGCGCCAACGAGATCATCCGGGACCGCGGCGACGTCATCGAGCGCGCGTCCGACGTCCACGACCGCCTCGCCGAACTCGTCCTGCGGGGCGGCGGCGTCCACGACGTGGCGGCCGCGGTGTCCCAAGTCCTCGACGGGACAGTGGAGTTCGCCGACGCGGTCACCGCCCCCGACAAACCCCTCGACGCCTCGCGCGCCGACGGGCACGCCGTGCGCGACGGGGACGACTGGGTCGCCGCCGTCGCCGCGGGCGGCGAACTCCTCGGCGCGCTCGTGCTGCGCGGCCACCCGGGCCTCGACCCCGTCGACCAGCGCACCCTGGAGCGCGCCGCCATGGTCACCTCGCTCCTGCTGCTCGCCCGGCGCTCCGCCTCCGAGGCCGAACAGCGCGTACGGGGCGAGCTGCTGGACGATCTGCTCGACGCGCGGGACCGGGACCCGCGACTGCTGCGGGAGCGCGCCGCGCGACTGCACGCCGACCTGGACGCCACGCATGTGGTGCTGGCCGCGCGCCTGGAGACCCCGGGCGCCGACGCCGAACACGAGGCCGCCGCACGGCGCCGCCTGTGGTCCGCCGCGTCCCACCTCGCCGCCACGCGGCACGGGCTCGCAGCCGCGCGCGACGGGGGAACGGTCCTGCTGCTTCCCCTGAGCGCCGCCGACCGGGCCTCCGACCTGGCCCGCCGCACCGCCAGGCACCTCTCCTCCGCGGTGCACGAGCAGGTGACGGTCGGCGCGTCGGCCCCCGTGGAGGACCTGGCCAACCGCACCGACACCGTCGCCGCGGCCTACGCGGAGGGGCAGCGCTGCCTGGACGCCCTGCGCCTGCTCGGCAGAGCGGGGGAGGGCGCGGCCGCGGAGGACTTCGGCTTCCTCGGCCTGCTCCTCGCGGAGAGCCGGGACATCTCCGGGTTCGTCGAACGAACCATGGGCGAGGTCGTGTCCTACGACCGGCGCCGGGGGACCGATCTCGTGCGCACGCTCGACGCGTACTTCGCCTCCGGCATGAGCCCGGCCCGTACCAAGGACGCGCTGCACGTGCACGTGAACACGGTGGCGCAACGTCTGGAACGAATAGGGCGCCTGCTCGGCCCGGACTGGCAGTCGCCCGCTCGCGCCCTGGAGATCCAACTCGCGCTGCGGTTGCACCGGTTGGCCGGGGCCATATCGGGCTGACGGTCGGGTAGCGGGTCTCGCTGTGAGGTCCTCGGTGCCTGGTGTGACGGCAAGGCCCCCGTACGCGAGGTGGGTACGGGGGCCGGGGGAGCGGTGCCGGGTCAGACGGTGCGGGCGTCCGCCGTTCGGGCCGCGGCCGACTTCTCGTCGGCGGCGCCGTCCTCCTCGATCTGGGCCAGGTCGCGATGCCTGGTCTCTTTCGCGACGCCCACCGCGATCAGCGTCAGGACGGCGGCGGCGATCACGTACAGGGCGATCGGGGTGGAGCTGCCGTAGTCCGCGAGGAGCGCAGTGGCGATGAGCGGCGCGGGCGCTCCGGCGGCGACCGAGGCGAACTGTGCGCCGATGGAGGCGCCCGAGTAGCGCATCCGCGTCGCGAACATCTCGGAGAAGAAGGCCGCCTGCGGTGCGTACATCGCCCCGTGCAGAACGAGGCCCACGGTCACGGCGAGGATCAGGTTCCCGAAGCCCCCGGTGTCGATGAGCGAGAAGAACGGGAACATCCACAGGCCCACGCCCGCCGCCCCGAGCAGATAGACGGGCCTGCGCCCGACCCGGTCGGAGAGCGCGCCCCAGGCCGGGATGACCGCGAAGTGCACGGCGGACGCGATGAGCACGGCGTTCAGCGCGGTCTGCTTGGAGACGCCGGCCGACGTGGTGGCGTACACGAGGATGAAGGCGGTGATGACGTAGTAGCTGATGTTCTCGGCCATGCGGGCGCCGATGGCGACGAGGACGTCGCGCCAGTGGTGGCGCAGCACGGCGACGAGCGGTGTCTTCTCGCTCGCGTCGCCCTGTGCGGCCTTGCGTGCCTCGGCCCGGGCCAGCGCTTCCTTGAAGACAGGTGACTCATCGACAGACAGGCGTATCCACAGTCCGACCATGACGAGGACGCCGGACAGCAGGAACGGGACGCGCCAGCCCCATGAGGTGAACGCGGAGTCGGAGATGAGCGCGGTCAGCAAGGAGAGCACGCCGGTGGCGAGCAGTTGTCCCGCGGGCGCTCCGGTCTGCGGCCAGGAGGCCCAGAAACCGCGTCGCTTGGCGTCCCCGTGCTCGGATACGAGGAGCACGGCGCCGCCCCACTCACCGCCGAGCGCGAAGCCCTGGATCAGGCGCAGGACGGTGAGCAGCACGGGAGCGGCCACGCCGACCGTGGCGTAGGTCGGCAGGAGGCCGATCGCGAAGGTCGCCGCGCCCATCATGAGCAGGCTCAGGACCAGCAGCTTCTTGCGGCCGAGCCGGTCGCCGTAGTGCCCGAAGACGAGCGCGCCGAGCGGCCGTGCGGCGAATCCGACAGCGTACGTCAGGAACGAGAGGAGCGTGCCGACGAGCGGGTCGCTGTTGGGGAAGAAGAGCTTGTTGAAGACCAGTGCGGCGGCGGAGCCGTAGAGGAAGAAGTCGTACCACTCGATCGTGGTGCCGATGAGGCTCGCGGCGACGATCCGCCGGAGGCTCGCGGGCGGTGGGGGAGCGGTTGCTGCGGAGGCCATGTGGACCACTTCCAGGCGTTGGGCGGGGACGGGTACGTGTCGGCACAAGGTAGAAAGACGCAGGTCAACGGCACATGTGGTGGGGCACCATAGTTTTGGACGGTGCTATGCGGGGAGCCACCATGAGGAGGCGGTGAGCAGCGTCAAGTTCCGTGCGCGTCGGCGTGTCGCGGCAGCGCGCCGCCGATGAGCCTCCCTCGTCACTGGGCCAGGTGGATCAGACTGATCGTCAGCGACGAGGGCGTGGGGATCGGACCCGTCGTCAGGGATGAGGACCGGCGCATCGGACCCGCCGTCAGGGATCGGGGCGGGCGTGGTTCGGACGCCTCGTCAGCGATGAGGGACGCCCGGATCGGACTGGGCGTCAGCGATGAGGGGCGGGGGATCGGACCCGTCGTCAGCGATCGGGGTGCGCCGGGCCGCTGGTTCGGATGGGTCGGGTGCGCGCAGTCGTGTCGGGGCCGATCGGGTTGTGCTCGAAGCGATCCACGAGCGTGAAGTCAGGGAACTTCTGTGGCGAAATGCCTGGTCAGGATCTGTGACTTGCCGCCGGGTCGAGCCATCGGAGGCCGATTGGGTGACGGCGCGGCTATCGGCCGGGCGGGCGATTCAAGTGGTGATCGGTCCGCGTTTGGCTAACGGTGATGAGGTCGGGGCCGGGTAATTCGAGCTGACAAAGCGTCAGTGGCTCGGCCGTGGCGGAAGGACTTCGACGATGCGTACTGCCCGCATGCTTCTCGCTACCGCGACGGCTACGGCCGCACTCGCCATCGCTGCTCCTGGTGCGTTCGCCGCCGCCGCAGGCGACTGGGACAACGACGGCTCTTCCTACAGCTC encodes the following:
- a CDS encoding MFS transporter — protein: MASAATAPPPPASLRRIVAASLIGTTIEWYDFFLYGSAAALVFNKLFFPNSDPLVGTLLSFLTYAVGFAARPLGALVFGHYGDRLGRKKLLVLSLLMMGAATFAIGLLPTYATVGVAAPVLLTVLRLIQGFALGGEWGGAVLLVSEHGDAKRRGFWASWPQTGAPAGQLLATGVLSLLTALISDSAFTSWGWRVPFLLSGVLVMVGLWIRLSVDESPVFKEALARAEARKAAQGDASEKTPLVAVLRHHWRDVLVAIGARMAENISYYVITAFILVYATTSAGVSKQTALNAVLIASAVHFAVIPAWGALSDRVGRRPVYLLGAAGVGLWMFPFFSLIDTGGFGNLILAVTVGLVLHGAMYAPQAAFFSEMFATRMRYSGASIGAQFASVAAGAPAPLIATALLADYGSSTPIALYVIAAAVLTLIAVGVAKETRHRDLAQIEEDGAADEKSAAARTADARTV